A window of Exiguobacterium sp. FSL W8-0210 contains these coding sequences:
- a CDS encoding AI-2E family transporter — MCKNSYNDYVINGSVNGLDLLRNKWFKALIWVLVIFLVIWVGTKISFLFQPIKVMLALIFPPLIIAGIFYYFTLGIVDALQKRVKKRGLAVLIVLLGFITILTIAVASIGPILVEQVTDFATSIPTLVIELRDQTLNLRDQLMDNRFISTWVHENTDLFDKWTNEATSYIGTVFKSVSTSVGTIFGVISSTVLIIVLVPFILVYMLLDGYKFPDSVVKLLPKSYETETRKILHDMHVTVKHYVNGQVIVSICVGLMSLIGFFISDIQYALLLALFCTVTNIIPYLGPYIGAVPAVIVGFIDDPIKAVYAIITIVVAQQIESNLISPYVQGKTLKVHPLTIIIVLLVAGKIGGIIGVILAVPTYAVTKVVIQNIARIYRLRQQRLDVPDVTVSPESLK; from the coding sequence GTGTGTAAGAATAGCTATAATGACTATGTAATAAATGGGAGTGTGAATGGTTTGGATTTGCTTCGAAATAAATGGTTTAAGGCATTAATCTGGGTATTGGTGATTTTTCTCGTTATCTGGGTCGGTACAAAGATCTCATTTTTATTCCAGCCGATTAAAGTCATGCTGGCATTAATCTTCCCACCGCTGATCATTGCGGGGATTTTCTATTATTTCACGCTCGGTATCGTAGATGCATTGCAAAAACGCGTCAAGAAACGTGGTCTTGCCGTGTTGATCGTCTTGCTTGGTTTCATCACGATTCTGACGATTGCTGTCGCTTCGATCGGACCGATCTTAGTCGAGCAGGTGACGGATTTTGCGACAAGCATTCCGACGCTCGTCATCGAATTGCGCGATCAGACGTTAAACTTACGCGATCAATTGATGGACAATCGTTTCATCTCGACATGGGTTCACGAGAATACGGACTTATTTGACAAGTGGACGAATGAAGCAACGTCGTATATTGGTACAGTCTTTAAGTCTGTCTCGACGTCTGTCGGAACGATTTTCGGTGTCATCTCTTCGACCGTCTTAATCATTGTCTTAGTGCCGTTCATCTTAGTTTACATGTTGCTTGACGGCTATAAGTTTCCGGATTCCGTCGTGAAGCTGTTGCCGAAAAGCTATGAAACAGAAACGCGTAAAATCTTGCACGATATGCACGTGACAGTGAAGCATTATGTCAATGGACAGGTTATCGTCTCAATCTGTGTCGGTCTCATGTCATTGATTGGCTTCTTCATCTCAGATATTCAATATGCGTTACTGCTTGCCTTATTCTGTACGGTCACGAACATCATTCCATATCTTGGACCTTACATCGGTGCTGTACCAGCGGTCATCGTCGGGTTCATCGATGATCCGATCAAAGCCGTCTATGCGATCATCACGATCGTCGTCGCGCAGCAAATCGAGTCGAACTTGATTTCTCCTTATGTCCAAGGGAAAACACTCAAGGTTCATCCGCTGACGATCATCATCGTCTTGCTCGTTGCTGGGAAAATTGGTGGAATCATTGGTGTCATCCTAGCAGTTCCGACCTATGCGGTCACAAAAGTCGTCATTCAAAATATCGCTCGGATCTATCGTTTACGTCAGCAACGTCTCGACGTACCGGACGTGACGGTATCACCTGAATCCTTGAAGTAA
- the yihA gene encoding ribosome biogenesis GTP-binding protein YihA/YsxC has product MKIYKADFITSGVNPEHYPEPLLPEVALAGRSNVGKSSFINKLVQRKALARTSSKPGKTQTLNFFNINDEVMFVDVPGYGYAKVSKTEREAWGKMMEKYFTQREILKGVVQLVDIRHDPSADDVTMYDFLKYYDLPVIVVATKLDKIKKSQRDKHIAAIKRKLQFDGQDTLIPFSSETGEGVDAAWEAIYRLL; this is encoded by the coding sequence ATGAAAATTTATAAAGCTGATTTTATTACGAGTGGCGTCAATCCGGAACATTATCCGGAGCCATTGTTGCCAGAAGTGGCACTCGCTGGGCGATCGAACGTCGGAAAGTCCTCTTTCATCAATAAACTGGTCCAGCGTAAAGCACTCGCGCGGACATCTTCGAAACCAGGTAAAACGCAAACCTTGAACTTCTTCAACATCAATGATGAAGTCATGTTCGTTGATGTACCGGGTTACGGATATGCGAAAGTCTCAAAGACGGAGCGTGAAGCGTGGGGCAAAATGATGGAGAAGTACTTCACACAACGGGAAATCCTCAAAGGTGTCGTACAGCTCGTCGACATCCGACACGATCCGTCTGCGGACGATGTGACGATGTATGATTTCTTGAAGTATTACGATCTACCGGTCATCGTCGTTGCGACAAAACTCGATAAAATCAAGAAGAGTCAACGTGATAAACATATCGCGGCGATTAAACGTAAGTTGCAATTTGATGGTCAAGATACATTGATTCCTTTCTCATCTGAGACTGGAGAAGGCGTCGATGCAGCGTGGGAAGCCATTTATCGCTTACTATGA
- the lon gene encoding endopeptidase La: protein MKKKQYPLLPLRGVVAYPLIGLTIDVGRPVSLKALLASKEHEIDLVVVTQRDPEAEPSVDGLHQVGTLVQIAKMSELGNDTVRVRVIGKERVRIENVEETDEGYQAVIEPIEKMDIKGAKQEALVRLIKEQFGQLVSRIKGIGTDERRRFETYERLDSLTDYITSKLPIDISKKQEFLEQQDPVERGLMLLDVMKHEYEVVELEREMRERTKKTIEQSQREYYLREQLKTIQQELGGESASVESDATKYREQLAMLDLPETTVANVEKEISRLAVVPATSPEHGVIRNYLEWFFSLPWNEATDDFLNVSAASEQLEKDHYGLEKVKERILEYLAVRQLTDSLRGPILCLSGPPGVGKTSLARSIATALERKFVRVSLGGVRDEAEIRGHRRTYIGAMPGRIIRGLKQARTNNPVFLLDEIDKMSNDFRGDPSSAMLEVLDPEQNNSFSDHYIEEPFDLSNVLFIATANDVSNIPGPLLDRMELIQIGGYTEQEKTEIAVRHLLSKQLAEHGLKKSQLTVKADALEEVVRRYTREAGVRNLERVLGSLCRKAAKQIAMGEKKRVTVTKRNLDDFLGKPIYRYGQGELEDMIGAVTGLAYTAFGGDTLTIEVSLAPGKGKLQLTGKLGDVMQESAQTAYSFVRANATSLGIEPNFYETQDIHIHVPEGAVPKDGPSAGITLATALISALTKRPVRRDVGMTGEITLRGRVLPIGGLKEKSLAAHRAGLTTVLLPQDNTRDIDDIPESVRAGMEFIPVATMEQVLEHALKGE, encoded by the coding sequence ATGAAGAAAAAACAATATCCACTTTTACCGTTACGAGGTGTCGTCGCGTATCCGTTGATCGGATTGACGATCGATGTCGGGCGTCCGGTATCCTTGAAAGCCTTACTTGCATCAAAGGAACACGAAATCGATCTCGTCGTCGTCACACAGCGTGATCCAGAAGCAGAGCCGTCTGTCGACGGGTTGCATCAGGTTGGTACGCTCGTTCAAATCGCGAAGATGAGTGAACTCGGGAATGATACGGTCCGTGTCCGCGTCATCGGGAAGGAACGCGTCCGGATCGAAAACGTCGAGGAGACGGACGAGGGTTATCAAGCCGTCATTGAACCAATCGAGAAGATGGACATCAAAGGAGCGAAACAAGAAGCGCTCGTTCGTCTCATCAAAGAACAGTTTGGTCAACTCGTCTCCCGGATCAAAGGAATCGGAACCGATGAACGTCGCCGGTTCGAGACATACGAACGCCTCGATTCATTGACGGACTATATTACGTCGAAGCTACCAATCGATATTTCGAAGAAGCAGGAGTTTCTCGAACAACAGGATCCGGTCGAACGAGGATTGATGTTGCTTGATGTCATGAAACACGAATATGAAGTCGTCGAACTCGAACGTGAGATGCGTGAACGGACGAAGAAGACGATTGAACAATCGCAACGCGAGTATTACTTGCGGGAACAATTGAAGACGATTCAACAAGAACTCGGTGGCGAGTCGGCTTCTGTTGAAAGCGATGCGACGAAATACCGGGAGCAGCTAGCGATGCTTGATTTACCAGAAACGACGGTTGCAAACGTCGAGAAGGAAATCAGTCGTTTAGCGGTCGTACCGGCGACGAGTCCCGAACATGGGGTCATTCGCAACTATCTCGAATGGTTCTTCTCGTTGCCGTGGAATGAAGCAACCGATGATTTCTTGAACGTCTCAGCTGCTTCGGAACAGCTTGAAAAGGACCATTACGGTCTAGAGAAGGTCAAAGAACGAATCCTTGAGTATCTTGCCGTTCGTCAATTGACCGACTCATTGCGTGGACCGATTCTTTGTCTTTCTGGTCCTCCAGGAGTCGGGAAAACGTCGCTTGCCCGTTCGATTGCTACAGCACTTGAGCGGAAGTTCGTCCGTGTCTCACTTGGTGGCGTGCGCGACGAAGCGGAGATTCGTGGACATCGCCGGACGTATATCGGTGCGATGCCAGGACGGATCATTCGCGGTTTAAAACAAGCAAGAACGAACAACCCGGTCTTCCTGCTCGATGAGATCGATAAGATGTCAAATGACTTCCGTGGTGATCCGTCGTCCGCGATGCTCGAAGTTCTTGATCCGGAACAAAACAACAGCTTCTCCGATCACTATATCGAAGAACCGTTCGATCTATCGAACGTTCTGTTCATCGCGACAGCGAACGATGTCTCAAACATCCCCGGACCGTTGCTTGACCGTATGGAACTGATTCAAATCGGTGGCTATACGGAACAAGAGAAGACGGAGATCGCCGTTCGTCATCTCTTATCGAAGCAACTGGCTGAACACGGTCTGAAAAAGAGCCAATTGACGGTCAAAGCAGACGCGCTAGAAGAAGTCGTCCGTCGTTATACACGAGAAGCCGGTGTCCGGAATCTCGAACGTGTCCTCGGCTCACTTTGCCGGAAAGCAGCGAAACAAATCGCGATGGGTGAGAAGAAACGGGTGACGGTGACGAAGCGTAATCTGGACGATTTCCTAGGCAAACCGATTTACCGCTATGGTCAAGGCGAGCTCGAAGATATGATTGGCGCGGTGACTGGTTTAGCGTATACTGCTTTTGGGGGCGATACGTTGACGATCGAAGTCAGCCTTGCTCCAGGTAAAGGGAAATTGCAGTTAACCGGGAAACTCGGGGATGTCATGCAAGAGTCGGCTCAGACCGCGTACAGCTTCGTCCGAGCGAATGCGACGTCCCTTGGCATCGAACCGAACTTCTACGAAACGCAAGACATTCACATCCACGTTCCTGAGGGTGCCGTACCAAAAGATGGTCCATCTGCTGGGATCACACTCGCGACAGCATTGATTTCCGCTTTAACAAAACGTCCGGTTCGCCGAGACGTCGGAATGACGGGTGAAATCACGTTGCGTGGACGTGTCTTACCAATCGGTGGACTAAAGGAGAAGTCACTCGCAGCACACCGTGCGGGCTTGACGACCGTTCTACTACCGCAAGACAATACGCGGGACATCGATGATATCCCGGAAAGCGTCCGCGCAGGAATGGAATTCATTCCGGTCGCGACGATGGAGCAAGTGCTCGAACATGCATTAAAAGGAGAGTAA